A window of Longispora fulva contains these coding sequences:
- a CDS encoding group II truncated hemoglobin, producing MQSVYEAAGGSEGLLRLAEAWHSRVMADEVVSHAFSHGFHPRHNERLAAYWGEALGGPTAYSDAYGDETSVVRTHSGNGPHEEMDRRAIACFDQALRDVGIGAEPLRQVLHDYFAWATATMAQYHESADDVPDGLGIPRWSWDGPKS from the coding sequence ATGCAGAGCGTGTATGAGGCAGCCGGCGGCAGTGAGGGCCTGCTCCGGCTGGCCGAGGCGTGGCACTCCCGGGTGATGGCCGACGAGGTGGTCAGCCACGCGTTCAGCCACGGATTCCACCCGCGGCACAACGAGCGGCTCGCCGCGTACTGGGGCGAGGCCCTCGGCGGGCCCACCGCGTACTCCGACGCCTACGGGGACGAGACCTCGGTTGTGCGGACGCACAGCGGCAACGGTCCGCACGAGGAGATGGACCGCCGGGCGATCGCCTGTTTCGACCAGGCGCTGCGGGACGTGGGCATCGGGGCCGAGCCGCTCCGGCAGGTGCTGCACGACTACTTCGCCTGGGCCACCGCGACGATGGCGCAGTACCACGAGTCCGCTGACGACGTCCCGGACGGATTGGGCATTCCGCGATGGTCATGGGACGGTCCGAAGAGTTGA
- a CDS encoding DUF4440 domain-containing protein, producing the protein MMMEQALIDAMWRYLDAGLALDIDALDALYDDDFENLRVDLSGQAVTLTKAMFLARFRAMREQGDKLEPTDDVTFPATTVFGDHASVIMRRVKDGEPVLYTFVWRLEDGRPATILREITFDKDVSYLVAMLAQRQA; encoded by the coding sequence ATGATGATGGAACAGGCTCTGATCGACGCGATGTGGCGCTACCTCGACGCCGGCCTGGCGCTGGACATCGACGCGCTCGACGCCCTCTACGACGACGACTTCGAGAACCTGCGGGTCGACCTGTCCGGCCAGGCCGTCACCCTCACCAAGGCGATGTTCCTGGCGCGCTTCCGGGCCATGCGCGAGCAGGGCGACAAGCTCGAACCGACCGACGACGTCACCTTCCCGGCCACCACGGTCTTCGGCGACCACGCGTCGGTCATCATGCGCCGGGTGAAGGACGGCGAGCCGGTGCTCTACACCTTCGTGTGGCGCCTGGAGGACGGTCGACCCGCCACGATCCTGCGGGAGATCACCTTCGACAAGGACGTGAGCTACCTCGTCGCGATGCTGGCCCAGCGACAGGCCTGA